CCATACAAATTTACACTACTCTCAAACGTATCTGAAGAAAAGGTATGGAATTAGTAAGTTTAACTACCATACAAATTTACACTACTCTCAAACACGTTTGGTAAACAATAATAATCCAAGCCTGTTTAACTACCATACAAATTTACACTACTCTCAAACCTCAAAGATAGGATCTGCAGTACGGTCCGCGTTTAACTACCATACAAATTTACACTACTCTCAAACAAACGATCACCGTAACGCCGGCAGAAGGTTGTTTAACTACCATACAAATTTACACTACTCTCAAACTTTTACAAACAGGCGCAGGGAGAGCAGGTAGTTTAACTACCATACAAATTTACACTACTCTCAAACCGCAGTTGGTCGATCATCGCCTGCCCGCTGGTTTAACTACCATACAAATTTACACTACTCTCAAACTATGTTGAGTGAAGCCGCAGAAACAGGTCTGTTTAACTACCATACAAATTTACACTACTCTCAAACCTCAAATTGTTCTCACCGAGCATCATATCACTACAAATATGGGCAAACTCATATGGCAGTTTTATTATAACACAGACGGTTCTATAACACATAAATCTTTATCAATAATTACAACATGTTCCTCTCTTAGATACTCATAACGATCCTGTGCCTCCAATATCAACAGACTAACCTTCTTATAATTTGCCACTTCGTATAATTGCCTTCGTTCCTCCTTATCTAAGTATGAAAACAAATTAACGAAAATGAATAAATCTATTTTTAAAACTTCTGAAAAAATTGCAATAACATCTGACAAATATTCTAAAAAAGTTTCTCCTTCTGGTCGAAAACGAAGATTCATTAGTTTTAGAAAATCTCGCACAGTAATTTCCATATCGTAATCCAGAGAATACTCCACATCTTGCGTCAAAAAATCAATTTGTTTTTCCATCTCACTCACAAACTCATTCCATTGCAACACTCGTTCTGAAGCCAACGTCATATTTTCTATATCTGAATATAAGGCATTCAACAATTTCTTTTGATTTAAATCCATGAAAAACGGATCAATAATCATCAATGCTTTTTTTGACATATTAACCGGATTCCCTTCTTTTGATAAAATCCAGTCCGTATCCTCTCCATCACACCCTTTTCTGATTTGACACACTATTTCAGAAAAAAACTTAGGTGATTCTACCACCAATACCTCGATTTGATTTTCTTTCCATTCTATTAAACAAGGCAAATCTCTTGAAACAAGTTTCATAAAATCACCAGCCTATCGTCACTGTTCAACACCTCTGTCTGAACAGAACCCACTATAATTTCCATTTTTGAAAACTGTTTTTCTGTCAACGTCAATACTTGCACAAGTCCGTCTTCAGGCTTATTTTTTCTTATATTTCCTATCATCGCCTCAGCTGCTGTAAGATTTAAAACGATTTTATTATATATAGACTCCTGCATCATAATAAAACCATTTTTAACAAGAAACTTTCTAAATCGCGTATATTCTCTTAAATCATGTGAACTTGTCGTTGGGAGATCAAACATCACTATAATTCTCATATACCTATAATTCATATTTGTAAAACTTTATTTGTGATATATCCCTATCATTAATGGCATCAAATACACTTTTACAATATATTTTAAGCGCATTGATTACATAGTTTCTCTTTCCATCAATTACAATTTCTTCATTAAGGATATTCAATATCTCCATTTTTTCGTCATGTTCAAATTTGTTCGGCCGTAATTGATATACTTTTCTATCAACCAGTACACGAAAAGGTTCCATCAGATCAGAACCCAGGTTAAAAGTATTGAACATATTATCATGAAAAAGCCCTATCTGAGTTAAATATCCATTCGCAACAATTTCTCGATTCACAGTAGACAATATAATCCCGTACCCATAGTTAAGCGCAGCATTGATCGGAATATCTGATGTTCTGGAAAACTCCATTCCAAATACCGCATTAAAATATACTTTTGCTGCGTGCCCTTCCCGATTAGTGCTGTCTCCAGGTTGTATTTCCCGCAGATATCCCTCTAATAAATTACTTTCTTCTTTGCCCAAATCTTCCAAGAAGCTTTTCTGATTCCGTATTTTTTCTGAAACAATTTCCGTCCATATAATTCGTTTAATATCTTCCGACCACTCTATCTGTTTGCGAATCTTAGCACTCGTATCATGACTTCCATAATATCCCACCAATTCAGAACTTGGATTTCTTTTTTCATCACAGAAAATAACTTTTATCTTTCGTTTTGTCAATTCACATAGTAAACCAGCGGTAATGGATACGGCAGTAGTTTCAACCATAAGAAGCGCTATTTCACTCATATGTATTTTGGTGATTCTATCCTGCCGTATCACCATATACTCCATTTTATATTCCAGTTTTGCACTATTAGAAATGACAACAATCCGCCAACTCATACTGTCTGCAGATCGACAACCTGCATATATAATCCTGTAACTGACAGATGTATAAGCTTTGCATCCTTTGCCTTAGAAATAAGCGAGGCTTTTTTTGTCGTACCAGAATCTTTACTTTCTCCCAGTTGCAATAGATTTGATGTGATTGGTTTGCACTGCATTAGATGTAGAATCTCGTTAAGCACTTCGCACTGCTTTTCTACTTCAAGCTTCTCAAATCTATCTCTTTTAGCACGCAATTGTTTCACAGGATTTGCCGGTCTAAATTTGTAAATAGTATCAGACAGTTTATCATAAAAGATATCGTATAATTCCAAATTTTCACTTTTGCTAATTCCGTCATATTCATTTATCAACAGAATAGTTCTTTTGTCTGTCCGTGATGAATTTCTTTCGATGTACTTTTCAAGTTTTTTAATATATTCTTCCCACTTTTGGGGCATAAGAAGTTGCACCGCTCCTTGCAATGACAGCTGTTTCCCAATTCCTGTTGTTCCTCTCAAATGCATTGGAAAACCGTCTATAATCAAATATGCATTCTTGCGTATTTTAGGAATAATTATTTTTACGTTTTTTAATCCACCCGTTTCTTCAAAATATTTTACCGCAACATTTTCATCCTTTTCCACTTTTGCTTTTAGATACAGTGGAACCGCCTCAATACTCCGTTGCTTTTTCCCCTTTTTATCTTCACTTTCCAGCAGGCAGAAATATGCGGGAGTAAGAGATTTATAACCTCCATATACTGACACATCCATGCCTTTCTTGATAGGAACCGAGGCATTTGCATCTTTGCGCACCGGATTTTGATCAAAAAGTCCTCCCTTATTTTCGATCTCTTGCCTTGTATATTGTATATCTCTCTTATCGTAATTCTTTCTTATTGTTTGAATGGTTCCATTGTTTCCTTTTGTCCAAACATTGTTCCCTCTGACGATCACATCTTTATTAAAGACCTGATTCAGACTATAATCCCTGTCTTTCTCCTTTCGCAGCCAAACCAGAGGATTGCTTGTAAATTTTGCATTATAAACATTGCCGACAACAATATTAAGGTACGCATCTTTAGCATGATGATAGTCATTAAGACTTCTTGATTTTACTCTTTCGAGCTGTCGATGCCGAAAATCAGCAACCACTTCTCCCTTAACATAAACAATCTGTGATTGCTCATATATCTGTTTAAAAAGACTGATTACCATTTTGCTTGACTGACCTGCTTCTACCAGCTGTCTGTTGATGAAGCCTGCCAATTCTTCATCTGTCAAAGGAGTTTTCCTCATTAATCTCCGATACTTTTCATCAGATATAAAACCCTTATCATTAAGCATTTTCCAAAAACCATACATCTTATGTTGAATATCTTCTGATATTGTACCATTTCCTTTTTTAGCATTTATTTCTCTTTTTACTAATACCAGATTGTCTAAACTATCATCCTTCGTTTTTGACTGAGGATAAATGTGATCTCTGTCATAAACCTGAGCATCTGATAACCTGGAAAGATCTATTGCCTCTCCTGAATACATACATCTTCCCATTTGTGTGTAGTACAAATACAGTTTAATACTTCTAAAATCACTTTCTGGCCGGTCTTCCAGTTCCCGTTTCCAGTCTCGCTCTTCTTCCTTACATTTCTGATATAACTGAAGAAGCTGATTTTTTCTGGAATCTTTCCTTCCGGAATCACCCTTTTTGGCTTTGTTTGTTCTGGTTACTTCTACAAAAATCTTTTTGGCCTGTTTCCCCATAATTTTTCGTATTTCTTCTGCTATGAGAATAACCTGCCAAACTGCTCTTTTTACAGAAGGAGACATCGGAAGATCTTTCATAAGATTATCGTAACTAATTGAAGTAATCTCTCCCCGGCTTTCTGCATTCTCCTTTTCTATTATTTCAAGAAGATTATACTTTTGACTCAAAAGTTGCATAAGATTATCGTTTGTTTTTCTTAATGCCTGCATGACATTAAAAATTTCTCCCGTTTCTCTGTCAGCAAATTCAAGACCACATAAAAATTTTTCCGAAAGTCTTCCCCACCCCTGGTATTTTAATCTGCATACCTTTTTCAGTTCATCATCTGAAATGGCTTTTTCATCATAATTTTTCCTGATGACTCTCCTAAGCATTTTTTCTTCTTCGCCATATAATGTAATCCACAGAATTATCTTTTCTACCATTTGACGGACAGAATATTCTTTCATTCTTTCCCCAAAAATCTTCTTAAAATCAAGATAAGACGTAAGGGACCCTTTAAAGTTACCATCAAACCCAGATAAATTAGCATTTTTCAGGTCATATCCTTCTGATATCAGGAAATTGGATAACATCTTCCCGCTAACTTTCTTTTTCTTAGAAAACAGCTCATTAAATACTTTTTCTTTCGTCTCGATAGAAAGTTTATCTGCTCCTAATTTCACATTATTCAATTCATTCCAAACCATAAATTCAGAATATAGCATGGAATATTTCGGCAGCACATCTTCTATTTCCAGGTAGGTACACTTATTTGTCATCCTCCTGATAAATTTTTCTGCAGATTCATCTATATTGACTTTCTCTTCAAAATTCCAGGGAGTAATTTCCCCTTCTTTACTATCTGCATTTTTAACGATCCATGCATTTTTGCTGCCATTTGCATTAAGAGGTCCTACGTAATAAGGAATTCTAAACGAGAAAAGCTTTAAAATTTTCTCAGATATAGTTATTCCGTCATCATCTTTCTGCATAAGAAATGGAAGATACTTGCCTGCCTTTTCCAGTATCTTTTTTAATTCAAGTTCATGAATCTGATAAGGAATCACCCCATTATCTTTTGAAACCTGTAATGGTAAGAATGTGTCCTTTTCTATCTCCTGTAAAATGTATTCACAGATTTCCTGTGCACTTCCATCCTGTTTTGCTTTTTCGATCAGTTTCTTAACTTCTTTTACAAACTCATCATGCGAACACCTTTTTACCGCTATTTTATCACCTGCCTGCATAGTATAGCCGACATACGCAGGATAATTAATCTTCCCAGGTTTCTGGAAAAATGCCCGATATGTTTCTCTGTCATACGAGAGAGCAGTTTTTAAAAGCTTAAGATCTTTCTGATGCTTATCGTAAAGATTTACCTTCGCAATAGAAAGATATACCTTTTCACCTTCTTTTCCTCCAGATAAAATCTCTGAAAGGATTGTCCAATCATACACGCTTTTAATCGTATCAAGGATATTACATCTTTCCTGTAAAAACTCCTCAAGTTCTGGACGGATCTCATCATAGGATACTTCTGCAAAAGAAATACTGTTCTTTGCCTCTTCCTTTAATCCGTCATCTTGAAAAACATCTGAAAGTTTACACTTGGATCCACAGATTAAACCAACAATCGCCTTCATCTGCTTATCCTGCTTTTCAACATTTAACAACTCAATAGCTTTTGCCTGCTTATCTCTCTTGGTAGTCTGTTTATCCTTTAACACTTCTGCGAGCCTATCTTCTGAAGCGCACGTTAACTCAATTTCCAGATCATCTTTAAGGCAATTCTTTAATGTTTCAAACGCTGTATGAAAAGATGTTGCATTTTCTGCCGACCCGTGAAACAAAAAATGCCCCCTATGTTTTACAATATGATGAATTGCCAGATAAACAAGACGTATATCAAAAGCCTTATCTTCTGTCATAAGTGCTTTTCTCAAATGATATATAGTAGGATATTCTTTATAATAGTCATGATCTGTATAGTCGTCATCATTAAACAGTGTATAAATATGTCCATCCGAACGATCTTGTGAAACCAGAGGGCTTTCTTTCAATTTCATAAAAAAGTTAGGATCAACCTTTGAAATCTCTTCTGCAAAAAGCTCCTGCAAAAGCTGAATCCGCCATTTTCTTCGTGCAATCCGCCTCCTGTTTGTTCGAAACACTCTTCTTTCTGCCGCCGTATGGGCTTCATCAAACAACCGGATTCCCCACATGTTTTTCCCATGAAATTTGAGAATATTATAATTATCATCTGTTACTGCCCATCCAACGGAATCCGTTCCAATGTCAAACCCTAAATAATAATCTTTTCCTCTCGTCAGCCTCGTCATTTTATTTCTCCTTTTCTTTTTATAAAATCTTGACAGATTTATTTTTTTGATTATAATATTATTTAACTCATAGCTTTAACTACCATATGAGTTTACACTACAAGTTCAAATAACGATTTATCGAAATCGTCCGAAAGGACTAATCACAGTGTGATTATAAGGGACTCGCCTCTGGCGAGTTTTTTATTGCGGCTTTTTAATGCTTTCTTTGCTTATTATATCATAATTGCAGTATTGAATATAAAAAACAAAATGTATTTATTCCCAAATAGAATGTTTTTTTATTTGCTGTTGCTCCATTTGTTCTTTCATAAATTGCCGATTATACTCCTCCGCATTGTTAGCGTCGGGCGATTTTCGCCATTCAGAGTCGGATTAAAAACGCCAATCTCAGTCAATTTAAAATCGCCAATGCATCATGTATGTCATTAACAGTTACGCATTTTCATACTCCGTATGTTTTGCGATACCAGCCTCAAGACCAAGTGTTTCCAGCTTGCGTCCCCGGTAACTGTCACCTTTGATCATAAATACAGTGGCGTCATCAAAAACCCGGTCTAAAGAACAAAGCAGCGTATCATCTTCGCTGAAATATTCGCCCCACTGGTTTGGTGTTTTGTTGCTGGTAAAAATCATGGTGCTGGGACCATCTTTATTATAGCGGCGGTCAATCACATCAAAGAACATACGTGTGTTCTCCTTATCGAACACACACCTGCCGATCTCATCAATGATCAGGCAGGAAGGCTTTACCAGTCCGTTAATGACAGCGCCCTCCCGGCCGTGTCTTCTTGCATCCGTCAGTTTTTGATTAAGTTCGCTTGCCCTTAAGAAATAGGTCTTGTATCCTTTCAGGCAGCATTCCCGACCAAAAGCCATGGCCAGATGCGTTTTACCTACACCCTGCGGTCCAATAAATGCCAGATTTTTTCTTGCATACAGAGCGGACAGAGAAGAGAGGTTCTTTAGTGACTGCACATGCTTCCCATGGAGTCGGCTGAAATCAAATCTTTCAAAGGTTTTCGGCTCATTCATAGGAAGCTTGCTCAGTTTCAGCATCGTGTGGACCATGGAGTCGTATTTTTTCTGCTCCAGATATTCAAAAACTCCGCAGACTGCCTCCAGAACTTCCGGCGTAAGTTCTTTTTCATCGGCATAGCTGGCCAGTTCTGCTGTATAAAGATCGATCTTCAGTGCCTTTGCACTGGACTGGATTCTTTCAAGTATTGATTCATTCATCCCACAGGCCCTCCTCAAAGTTGAATTTTTCAAATCCGGAGTGCTGTTTGGGTGGCTCTATCTGAAAGATCCGGGTTTTGACCGGCATTGATGGGACTTCTTCCGGCTGTTCTGTCACATACTGATCCCGGCAGAAACTGTCTCTTCTCATCCAGGTAACATCATGGGTGGTCAGGACTTTGCTGAGATCGGATGCGTAGATATAGAGGGTAAAGGAATCTCTCCGAATTCTGCAGGTCTTCTGGGTGTACCAGTACGGGACGCCGAAGCGCCGCCCTTCATAATGGACAAATCCATCGAAAGAAATCTTTCTTTCCGGACAGAGATAGAAAGCAAGTGCCTGTGTTTTTGTTAATACGGAAGCAACAGCCATGCAGTCTTCCTGATGCTTTTCACAGGGGATACAGTCCACGGCTTTATGGTATATGCTGTTCTGGCGGTTGCACCATCCGATGGCTTCCAGATTCAATTCTGTGATCGTGCCAAAAACTCTGCCGGCAAGGAAGTTATCTTTTACGAAGCGGATCAGGCGCTCCACCTTGCCTTTGGTGAAAGGATGCCTTGGCTTGCAGAGCTTTGTCTGGAAACCGATCGTTTCCATGAACGTTTTATAATCTTTCTGCCAGATAGGATGTCCTTCTGGATCACGCCGGATCACGACACTTTTCATGTTGTCTGTCAGTATATAGCGTGGGATTCCCATATAAGTAAAAGCATGGATCATCCCTATAAAAAGATTTTCCTGTCTGGCATTGGGGAAGAATTCGATGTATCTTTCCCCGCAATGATGGCAGATCATAGCAAAACATGCGACCTTATAGGAAGCATCGGTATTTGTATCTACCTGGACAAAGCCCCAGTCCATCTGATAGGATTCCCCAGGGGAAGTTTGATATCTGCGTCCCCGGTTTCCCTGAGGGGCAACGAGCTGACGCTTGGGCGGGACAAGATCCCGGTGATCAGCAATATAAGTTTTTACGGTTGTGCGTGGTAAGGTGATTTTACAGCCACAGGGTAAGGAGTTTTTTACATGACGTGGTAAGATCTTTTTTACATCATGCGGTAACGACTTTTTTACATGAGATGGTAAGAAGTTCTTTACACTGTCCGGTAATCACTTTTTTACATCCCCTGCGGCGAGTTTTATCACAGGAGGAGTCAGCGGTTCATCCGATTTTGTATACTGTAAGCAGTACACAAGAGAGGAGACCTTTATGCTGACAAAAACAAAAATGCAGGAAATACAGGATTTAAAACTGCAAGGTTACACAAAAGCTGACATTATCAGATACTATGAAGCGCAGGGGCGCAAGCCTCCCAGCCGTCCCACGATCAGCAAGTATTATGACATGGATGTGCTCCCGGATGATCCAGGCGCGAAACTCGCAAAACCAAAAACCTTTGACGCGGA
This window of the Massilistercora timonensis genome carries:
- the csn2 gene encoding type II-A CRISPR-associated protein Csn2, whose protein sequence is MKLVSRDLPCLIEWKENQIEVLVVESPKFFSEIVCQIRKGCDGEDTDWILSKEGNPVNMSKKALMIIDPFFMDLNQKKLLNALYSDIENMTLASERVLQWNEFVSEMEKQIDFLTQDVEYSLDYDMEITVRDFLKLMNLRFRPEGETFLEYLSDVIAIFSEVLKIDLFIFVNLFSYLDKEERRQLYEVANYKKVSLLILEAQDRYEYLREEHVVIIDKDLCVIEPSVL
- the cas2 gene encoding CRISPR-associated endonuclease Cas2; translated protein: MRIIVMFDLPTTSSHDLREYTRFRKFLVKNGFIMMQESIYNKIVLNLTAAEAMIGNIRKNKPEDGLVQVLTLTEKQFSKMEIIVGSVQTEVLNSDDRLVIL
- the cas1 gene encoding type II CRISPR-associated endonuclease Cas1 codes for the protein MSWRIVVISNSAKLEYKMEYMVIRQDRITKIHMSEIALLMVETTAVSITAGLLCELTKRKIKVIFCDEKRNPSSELVGYYGSHDTSAKIRKQIEWSEDIKRIIWTEIVSEKIRNQKSFLEDLGKEESNLLEGYLREIQPGDSTNREGHAAKVYFNAVFGMEFSRTSDIPINAALNYGYGIILSTVNREIVANGYLTQIGLFHDNMFNTFNLGSDLMEPFRVLVDRKVYQLRPNKFEHDEKMEILNILNEEIVIDGKRNYVINALKIYCKSVFDAINDRDISQIKFYKYEL
- the cas9 gene encoding type II CRISPR RNA-guided endonuclease Cas9 (Cas9, originally named Csn1, is the large, multifunctional signature protein of type II CRISPR/Cas systems. It is well known even to general audiences because its RNA-guided endonuclease activity has made it a popular tool for custom editing of eukaryotic genomes.), translating into MTRLTRGKDYYLGFDIGTDSVGWAVTDDNYNILKFHGKNMWGIRLFDEAHTAAERRVFRTNRRRIARRKWRIQLLQELFAEEISKVDPNFFMKLKESPLVSQDRSDGHIYTLFNDDDYTDHDYYKEYPTIYHLRKALMTEDKAFDIRLVYLAIHHIVKHRGHFLFHGSAENATSFHTAFETLKNCLKDDLEIELTCASEDRLAEVLKDKQTTKRDKQAKAIELLNVEKQDKQMKAIVGLICGSKCKLSDVFQDDGLKEEAKNSISFAEVSYDEIRPELEEFLQERCNILDTIKSVYDWTILSEILSGGKEGEKVYLSIAKVNLYDKHQKDLKLLKTALSYDRETYRAFFQKPGKINYPAYVGYTMQAGDKIAVKRCSHDEFVKEVKKLIEKAKQDGSAQEICEYILQEIEKDTFLPLQVSKDNGVIPYQIHELELKKILEKAGKYLPFLMQKDDDGITISEKILKLFSFRIPYYVGPLNANGSKNAWIVKNADSKEGEITPWNFEEKVNIDESAEKFIRRMTNKCTYLEIEDVLPKYSMLYSEFMVWNELNNVKLGADKLSIETKEKVFNELFSKKKKVSGKMLSNFLISEGYDLKNANLSGFDGNFKGSLTSYLDFKKIFGERMKEYSVRQMVEKIILWITLYGEEEKMLRRVIRKNYDEKAISDDELKKVCRLKYQGWGRLSEKFLCGLEFADRETGEIFNVMQALRKTNDNLMQLLSQKYNLLEIIEKENAESRGEITSISYDNLMKDLPMSPSVKRAVWQVILIAEEIRKIMGKQAKKIFVEVTRTNKAKKGDSGRKDSRKNQLLQLYQKCKEEERDWKRELEDRPESDFRSIKLYLYYTQMGRCMYSGEAIDLSRLSDAQVYDRDHIYPQSKTKDDSLDNLVLVKREINAKKGNGTISEDIQHKMYGFWKMLNDKGFISDEKYRRLMRKTPLTDEELAGFINRQLVEAGQSSKMVISLFKQIYEQSQIVYVKGEVVADFRHRQLERVKSRSLNDYHHAKDAYLNIVVGNVYNAKFTSNPLVWLRKEKDRDYSLNQVFNKDVIVRGNNVWTKGNNGTIQTIRKNYDKRDIQYTRQEIENKGGLFDQNPVRKDANASVPIKKGMDVSVYGGYKSLTPAYFCLLESEDKKGKKQRSIEAVPLYLKAKVEKDENVAVKYFEETGGLKNVKIIIPKIRKNAYLIIDGFPMHLRGTTGIGKQLSLQGAVQLLMPQKWEEYIKKLEKYIERNSSRTDKRTILLINEYDGISKSENLELYDIFYDKLSDTIYKFRPANPVKQLRAKRDRFEKLEVEKQCEVLNEILHLMQCKPITSNLLQLGESKDSGTTKKASLISKAKDAKLIHLSVTGLYMQVVDLQTV
- a CDS encoding ATP-binding protein: MNESILERIQSSAKALKIDLYTAELASYADEKELTPEVLEAVCGVFEYLEQKKYDSMVHTMLKLSKLPMNEPKTFERFDFSRLHGKHVQSLKNLSSLSALYARKNLAFIGPQGVGKTHLAMAFGRECCLKGYKTYFLRASELNQKLTDARRHGREGAVINGLVKPSCLIIDEIGRCVFDKENTRMFFDVIDRRYNKDGPSTMIFTSNKTPNQWGEYFSEDDTLLCSLDRVFDDATVFMIKGDSYRGRKLETLGLEAGIAKHTEYENA
- a CDS encoding DDE-type integrase/transposase/recombinase; amino-acid sequence: MLPRHVKNSLPCGCKITLPRTTVKTYIADHRDLVPPKRQLVAPQGNRGRRYQTSPGESYQMDWGFVQVDTNTDASYKVACFAMICHHCGERYIEFFPNARQENLFIGMIHAFTYMGIPRYILTDNMKSVVIRRDPEGHPIWQKDYKTFMETIGFQTKLCKPRHPFTKGKVERLIRFVKDNFLAGRVFGTITELNLEAIGWCNRQNSIYHKAVDCIPCEKHQEDCMAVASVLTKTQALAFYLCPERKISFDGFVHYEGRRFGVPYWYTQKTCRIRRDSFTLYIYASDLSKVLTTHDVTWMRRDSFCRDQYVTEQPEEVPSMPVKTRIFQIEPPKQHSGFEKFNFEEGLWDE